GTGCACCCATCCGTCCAAACCCCGTTAGGATGAGAGTCCCAAACCTTCGTGTAAGGTTTGCTGTACGCCCATGTAATCCAGGGAGGGGGTGCGGGGTAGTGCTGAATCAGGCCGGATCCAGAAAGCCAGGGCAGGCGGCCGCAGGGCCTCCCTTGGCACCTCGCGTCCACGGCCGAAAAGGCAGTTGTATTGCCAAAGCGGTTATCCGGCCGATGAGGCACTGCCCCGCACCCCCTCCCCACCTTTCGATTTCACAGCATAAGCCTACGGCCGGGGTATTTGTGGGGTGAGGCGCCCATGGACAGGGCCCAAACGGCAAATCCGCCCCATGGACGGTGGTTATTTGCCGCACGGAATAAATACCCCGGCCGTAGGCTCACGGATTCAGGTTTACCCCTTTCTCCGCCTCCGCTTTGCCACTATGATGGAAAACTATAGCTCAACGAGGGGAGGTCCATTTACGATGAAGATCTCGACCATCGAGGTTGTTCCCTTTACCGATCAGCGGCCTGGAACATCCGGTCTGAGGAAAAAAGTGGCCGTTTTCAAGAGGCCTCACTACCTCGAGACCTTCATACAGGCCGTCCTTGACGTGATGCAGGCACAGCGAAAGACCCTCGTCATTGGTGGGGACGGGCGTTATCACAACCGGGAGGCCATCCAGACCATCCTGAAGATGGCGGTTGCCAACGGCCTTAAAAAGGTCTTCGTAGGGCAGGGAGGCATCCTTTCGACCCCGGCCGCCTCCTGCATCATCAGAAAATACGGTCTTGACGGCGGGATCATCCTTTCCGCCAGCCACAACCCAGGGGGACCAGATGGGGATTTCGGCGTCAAGTTCAACACAGAAAACGGCGGGCCGGCCCCCGAACGGGTTACGGATGCCATTTATCAGCGGACCAGGGAACTCGACTCGTACCGGATCGCCCATATCCCTGAGATTGTCATGGATTCCGTCGGAAGGCATACGTTCGGGGAGACAGAGATCGAGGTCATGGACCCCGTGGCTGACTATGCCCGGCTCATGGAGCATCTCTTTGACTTCGATCGTATCTCGAGGCTTTTGTCGTCCGGGCGCTTTCACATGGTCTATGACGCCATGCATGCCGTCACCGGACCGTATGCAAAGGCGATCCTCGAGGAGAGGCTCGGCGCCCCTCGAGGAACGGTTCGAAACGGGATCCCACTTCCGGATTTCGGGGGGGGGCATCCGGATCCGAACCTCGTTTACGCGCACGATCTCGTCCAGGCCATGTGGTCCAGTGACGCCCCGGACTTCGGGGCTGCCTCTGACGGAGACGGCGACAGGAACATGATCCTTGGCCGCGGGTTTTTCGTCACCCCGAGCGACAGCCTTGCGGTCCTTGCGGCAAACGCCAGGTTCGTTCCGGCGTACGCGCAGGGGCTCAAGGGGGTCGCCCGTTCCATGCCGACGAGTAGGGCCGTGGACCGTGTCGCCGCCTTTCTGGAGATTCCGTGCCACGAGACGCCTACCGGCTGGAAATACTTCGGCAATCTCCTGGACGCGGGCATGGTCACCCTGTGCGGAGAGGAGAGTTTCGGAACGGGTTCGGATCATGTGAGGGAAAAGGACGGGCTGTGGGCCGTGCTTTTCTGGCTTGACGTCCTGGCGGCCCGTGGGGAATCAGTGGAAGAGATCGTCCGTGGGCACTGGAGGCGGTTCGGAAGAAATTATTATTCCCGGCACGACTACGAGGGTATCGACGCGGACCGGGCCCGGGACCTGATGGACGCCCTTCGGGGTCGGCTTGCGGCCCTTTTGGGCGATTCCATCGGGATGGAAAAGGTCGTTCTGGCTGACGATTTCGCCTACACGGACCCTGTGGACGGATCCGTCACAACGAAGCAGGGGGTGAGGATCGTCGGCGACCGGGGCTCGAGGATCGTATTTCGTTTGTCAGGAACTGGGACTGAAGGTGCCACGCTTCGTGTCTATCTCGAGACCCTTGAAGAGGATCCGGCCCGGCAGGACGGGGATACCCAGGCGGTCCTGGCGGATCTGGCGGGTTACGCAGGCAGAATCGGCAGGATCGAGGATTTCACAGGCAGGAAGGCGCCTTCCGTCATCACGTGAATCAGGATGCGTTCCAGTCCTCTTCCAGGTTCCCGAAGGTCGAGTATCTGGATACGAATGCCAGCCTCACAACGCCTGTCGGGCCATTTCTCTGCTTTCCCACGATGATTTCGGCGATCCCCTTGTTGGGATTGTCCTCAGCCCGGTTGTAGACCTCGTCCCGGTAGATGAAGGCGATGACATCGGCATCCTGTTCGATGGCACCTGATTCCCGCAGATCCGACATCTGGGGCCTTTTGTGTTCCCGGTCCTCCACCTTTCTATTGAGCTGGGAGAGGGCGATCACCGGGACGTGGAGCTCCTTGGCCATGGCCTTTAGGGACCGGGAGATCTCCGAGATCTCTTGTTCGCGGGATTCGGCCCGCCCCCTGCCCTTCATGAGCTGGAGATAGTCCACGATAACAAGGCCCAGTCCGCCGGATTCACTCTTGAGACGCCTTACCTTGGCGCGCATGTCGAGCACGGACTGGGCGGGCGTGTCGTCGATGTATATGGGGGCCTCGGACAGGA
This sequence is a window from Deltaproteobacteria bacterium. Protein-coding genes within it:
- a CDS encoding alpha-D-glucose phosphate-specific phosphoglucomutase — translated: MKISTIEVVPFTDQRPGTSGLRKKVAVFKRPHYLETFIQAVLDVMQAQRKTLVIGGDGRYHNREAIQTILKMAVANGLKKVFVGQGGILSTPAASCIIRKYGLDGGIILSASHNPGGPDGDFGVKFNTENGGPAPERVTDAIYQRTRELDSYRIAHIPEIVMDSVGRHTFGETEIEVMDPVADYARLMEHLFDFDRISRLLSSGRFHMVYDAMHAVTGPYAKAILEERLGAPRGTVRNGIPLPDFGGGHPDPNLVYAHDLVQAMWSSDAPDFGAASDGDGDRNMILGRGFFVTPSDSLAVLAANARFVPAYAQGLKGVARSMPTSRAVDRVAAFLEIPCHETPTGWKYFGNLLDAGMVTLCGEESFGTGSDHVREKDGLWAVLFWLDVLAARGESVEEIVRGHWRRFGRNYYSRHDYEGIDADRARDLMDALRGRLAALLGDSIGMEKVVLADDFAYTDPVDGSVTTKQGVRIVGDRGSRIVFRLSGTGTEGATLRVYLETLEEDPARQDGDTQAVLADLAGYAGRIGRIEDFTGRKAPSVIT